A genomic stretch from Pantanalinema sp. includes:
- a CDS encoding flagellar hook-length control protein FliK: MTQPIQIFPGAETAPVRTKAGASASPRDGFANAMDRSARRQEPARSAERRPERAERRPERAEAEPSSEGSSRDAAKPDETVAQPPAADQAAQPGVEATIPAQPSLHDPQVMLPGLVQVTSAVPVPPVQLAQAPAVVGAAPPVAAPVTAPVTAPVTAPVTAPVTPAQPQVAEAALNPLAAATVVAQAVSEAVDAPTAEALPEEASEGEEPAAGDQMPRVPVSPVARQHVPESLETVKATMSLTAHDAPLNRKHQEAAARATAQAPIPTESKPVAAEALTKALETQNVPAGPAASAQASPAPEAAVQPWELHHPVQAAEVAVPQARVLDGDAPRAEAMPMREALKTSFEQAAREPGKPTELRLQLSPEHLGRMQIRVVSHQGTLSASIRVEQSATRDMMQVQMAELRQTLADQGIKIDRLEVSVGQDQRRPEQGFDLSGGYQQQSQQQSQQDAQASGRPRSLGFDDAGEPVAEMTPEEAAGEASAVAERIDYQA, translated from the coding sequence TTGACTCAACCCATCCAGATCTTCCCGGGCGCCGAGACGGCTCCCGTCCGCACCAAGGCCGGGGCTTCCGCCTCGCCCCGCGACGGCTTCGCCAATGCCATGGACCGCAGCGCCCGCCGGCAGGAGCCGGCCCGGAGCGCCGAGCGCAGGCCCGAGCGCGCAGAGCGCAGGCCCGAGCGCGCCGAGGCGGAGCCCTCGAGCGAGGGTTCGAGCCGCGATGCGGCGAAGCCCGACGAGACCGTCGCGCAGCCGCCCGCTGCCGACCAGGCAGCTCAGCCCGGCGTCGAGGCCACCATCCCCGCCCAGCCCTCGCTGCACGACCCCCAGGTCATGCTGCCGGGCTTGGTGCAGGTCACCTCTGCGGTGCCGGTGCCTCCCGTCCAGCTCGCCCAGGCCCCGGCCGTCGTCGGCGCGGCGCCTCCCGTGGCGGCTCCCGTGACGGCCCCCGTGACGGCTCCGGTGACGGCTCCCGTGACGGCTCCCGTGACGCCTGCCCAGCCCCAGGTCGCCGAGGCCGCCCTGAACCCACTCGCGGCGGCGACCGTTGTCGCGCAGGCCGTCTCGGAGGCCGTCGATGCCCCTACTGCCGAGGCGTTGCCCGAGGAGGCCTCCGAGGGCGAGGAGCCGGCGGCCGGCGATCAGATGCCCAGGGTTCCCGTGAGCCCGGTGGCGCGCCAGCACGTGCCCGAATCCCTCGAGACCGTCAAGGCGACCATGAGCCTGACGGCCCACGACGCCCCCCTGAACCGCAAGCACCAGGAGGCCGCGGCGCGCGCCACGGCGCAGGCGCCGATCCCCACCGAGTCGAAGCCGGTCGCGGCCGAGGCCTTGACCAAGGCGCTCGAGACGCAGAACGTCCCCGCCGGCCCCGCAGCGAGCGCTCAGGCGAGCCCCGCGCCGGAGGCTGCGGTCCAGCCGTGGGAGCTGCACCACCCCGTTCAGGCGGCGGAGGTCGCCGTGCCCCAGGCGCGGGTTCTCGATGGCGATGCCCCTCGCGCGGAGGCCATGCCCATGCGCGAGGCCCTCAAGACCTCCTTCGAGCAGGCGGCCCGCGAGCCCGGCAAGCCGACCGAGCTGCGCCTGCAGCTCAGCCCCGAGCATCTCGGCCGGATGCAGATCCGCGTCGTCTCCCACCAGGGCACGCTCAGCGCCTCGATCCGGGTCGAGCAGAGCGCGACGCGCGACATGATGCAGGTCCAGATGGCCGAGCTGCGCCAGACGCTCGCCGATCAGGGCATCAAGATCGACCGCCTCGAGGTCAGCGTGGGGCAGGATCAGCGTCGCCCCGAGCAGGGCTTCGATCTCTCGGGCGGTTACCAGCAGCAGTCCCAGCAGCAGTCGCAGCAGGACGCGCAGGCGTCCGGCCGCCCTCGTTCCCTCGGCTTCGACGACGCGGGCGAGCCCGTCGCGGAAATGACCCCGGAGGAGGCGGCGGGCGAAGCGTCCGCCGTCGCCGAGCGCATCGATTACCAGGCTTAG
- the fliJ gene encoding flagellar export protein FliJ, producing MASGFKFRLQTVLDLAVRVQDQRAQLLGEAQAKVVAERDRHAGLVEAQGRARQEILAMQASGRLDLQAMQFGHDHLGHLIDQAHRQLGAIAQAEREAEAARAELMEAAQKVQVLEKLKASAKAEHQRGLDRAEARFIDELATIRFARTNALNFPSPPPMMEEGEK from the coding sequence ATGGCGAGCGGGTTCAAGTTCCGCCTCCAGACCGTGCTGGATCTAGCGGTGCGGGTGCAGGACCAGAGGGCGCAGCTTTTGGGCGAGGCGCAGGCCAAGGTCGTCGCCGAGCGCGATCGCCACGCCGGGCTCGTCGAGGCGCAGGGCCGCGCGCGCCAGGAGATCCTCGCCATGCAGGCCTCGGGCCGCCTCGACCTCCAGGCCATGCAGTTCGGCCACGACCACCTGGGCCACCTGATCGACCAGGCGCATCGGCAGCTCGGGGCGATCGCCCAGGCCGAGCGCGAGGCCGAGGCGGCGCGCGCCGAGCTGATGGAGGCCGCCCAGAAGGTCCAGGTGCTCGAGAAGCTCAAGGCGAGCGCCAAGGCCGAGCACCAGCGCGGGCTCGACCGGGCCGAGGCCCGCTTCATCGACGAGCTCGCGACGATCCGATTCGCGCGGACGAATGCCCTCAACTTTCCTTCACCGCCGCCGATGATGGAAGAAGGGGAGAAGTAG
- a CDS encoding flagellar hook protein FlgE: MLRSLNSGVSGLRNQQIRLDVIGNNIANVNTIGYKAQRVNFQEQFLQTLRGGSAPSGALGGTNPSQLGLGVTVGSIDLLMGQGSLNPTGKSTDMAISGEGFFVVSDGKQQVFTRDGSFDFDREGNLVKISNGFKVMGWNATSQPDGTYKVETARPPETLRVPAGVTLTPQATQNIRIGANLEALTPIDPDPNSKAKSSVTIFDSKGNVHKGNVEFTKTATNTWTVAFVPDKADSFQGGATSYDLGTLTFDNKGVFASYDQPTLTLDPANAGDFDQLNIKLNLGKPGDTSSMTQYNDPRTDESKSFYNSTAVMTDQDGYSSGSLTGVAVDAAGSIQGVFSNGRTRVLGQVSVATFTNPVGLLVNGDNLFSATPNSGEPQVGVAGAGSRGLIAPGSLENSNVDLASSFADMIVAQRGLQSNSKIITTSDEVLQELMSLKR; this comes from the coding sequence ATGCTTCGTTCACTCAACTCCGGCGTGTCCGGTCTGCGCAACCAGCAGATCCGCTTGGATGTCATCGGCAACAACATCGCCAACGTGAACACCATCGGCTACAAGGCGCAGCGGGTGAACTTCCAGGAGCAGTTCCTGCAGACCCTGCGCGGCGGCTCGGCTCCCAGCGGCGCTTTGGGCGGAACCAACCCCAGCCAGCTGGGCCTCGGCGTCACGGTGGGCTCCATCGACCTCCTCATGGGCCAGGGCTCGCTCAATCCGACCGGCAAGAGCACCGACATGGCCATCAGCGGCGAGGGTTTCTTCGTCGTCAGCGACGGCAAGCAGCAGGTCTTCACCCGCGACGGCTCCTTCGACTTCGACCGCGAGGGCAACCTGGTCAAGATCTCGAACGGCTTCAAGGTCATGGGCTGGAACGCCACCTCGCAGCCGGATGGCACCTACAAGGTCGAGACCGCCCGCCCCCCCGAGACCCTCAGGGTGCCCGCCGGCGTCACCCTGACCCCCCAGGCCACCCAGAACATCCGCATCGGCGCCAACCTCGAGGCCCTGACCCCGATCGATCCCGATCCCAACAGCAAGGCCAAGAGCTCGGTGACGATCTTCGACTCCAAGGGCAACGTCCACAAGGGCAACGTGGAGTTCACCAAGACCGCGACCAACACCTGGACGGTGGCCTTCGTGCCGGACAAGGCCGACTCCTTCCAGGGGGGCGCCACCTCCTACGACCTGGGCACCCTGACCTTCGACAACAAGGGCGTCTTCGCGAGCTACGACCAGCCGACCCTTACCCTGGACCCCGCCAACGCCGGCGACTTCGACCAGCTCAACATCAAGCTGAACCTGGGCAAGCCCGGCGACACCAGCTCCATGACCCAGTACAACGACCCCAGGACCGACGAGTCGAAGAGCTTCTACAACAGCACCGCGGTCATGACCGACCAGGACGGCTACTCGTCGGGTTCGCTGACGGGCGTGGCGGTGGACGCCGCGGGCTCCATCCAGGGCGTCTTCTCGAACGGCCGCACCCGCGTCCTCGGTCAGGTGTCGGTCGCGACCTTCACCAACCCCGTCGGTCTTCTGGTCAACGGCGACAACCTCTTCTCGGCGACGCCCAACTCGGGCGAGCCCCAGGTGGGCGTCGCGGGCGCGGGCTCGCGCGGGCTCATCGCCCCCGGCTCGCTCGAGAACTCGAACGTGGACCTGGCCTCGTCGTTCGCCGACATGATCGTGGCGCAGCGCGGCCTGCAGTCCAACTCCAAGATCATCACCACCTCGGACGAGGTGCTCCAGGAGCTGATGTCGCTCAAGCGCTAG
- a CDS encoding flagellar hook capping FlgD N-terminal domain-containing protein, with the protein MAETGAVSGSSNNNPVQTTTKKNSDLGKNDFLKLLVTQLRFQDPMNPMEDKEFIAQMAQFSSLEEMQNLSKTLSQQAELGQLSQASGLIGKKVAVRTDDAHFAGQVVEARRVDGAIKLMVKPDGEADGALVPVEIQHIEQIA; encoded by the coding sequence ATGGCAGAGACCGGAGCCGTTTCGGGCAGCAGCAACAACAACCCCGTCCAGACGACCACCAAGAAGAACTCGGATCTCGGCAAGAACGACTTCCTCAAGCTGCTGGTCACCCAGCTGCGCTTCCAGGACCCCATGAACCCCATGGAGGACAAGGAGTTCATCGCCCAGATGGCGCAGTTCAGCTCGCTCGAGGAGATGCAGAACCTGAGCAAGACCCTTTCCCAGCAGGCCGAGCTCGGTCAGCTGAGCCAGGCCTCCGGCCTGATCGGCAAGAAGGTGGCCGTGCGCACCGACGACGCCCACTTCGCCGGCCAGGTCGTCGAGGCGCGTCGCGTGGACGGCGCGATCAAGCTCATGGTCAAGCCCGACGGGGAGGCCGACGGCGCCCTGGTGCCGGTCGAGATCCAGCACATCGAGCAGATCGCCTAA